In Columba livia isolate bColLiv1 breed racing homer chromosome 25, bColLiv1.pat.W.v2, whole genome shotgun sequence, the following proteins share a genomic window:
- the GFPT1 gene encoding glutamine--fructose-6-phosphate aminotransferase [isomerizing] 1 isoform X1, producing MCGIFAYLNYHVPRTRREILETLIKGLQRLEYRGYDSAGVGIDGGNDKDWEANACKIQLIKQKGKVKALDEEVHKQQDMDLDIEFDVHLGIAHTRWATHGEPSPVNSHPQRSDKNNEFIVIHNGIITNYKDLRKFLESKGYDFESETDTETIAKLVKYMYDNRDSDDISFTTLVERVIQQLEGAFALVFKSVHYPGQAVGTRRGSPLLIGVRSEHKLSTDHIPILYRTAVQSMDHSFDGISIKMEEGKDKKGSCNLSRVDSTTCLFPVEEKAVEYYFASDASAVIEHTNRVIFLEDDDVAAVVDGRLSIHRIKRTAGDHPGRAVQTLQMELQQIMKGNFSSFMQKEIFEQPESVVNTMRGRVNFDDYTVNLGGLKDHIKEIQRCRRLILIACGTSYHAGVATRQVLEELTELPVMVELASDFLDRNTPVFRDDVCFFISQSGETADTLMGLRYCKERGALTVGITNTVGSSISRETDCGVHINAGPEIGVASTKAYTSQFVSLVMFALMMCDDRISMQERRKEIMRGLKGLPDLIKEVLSMDDEIQKLATELYHQKSVLIMGRGYHYATCLEGALKIKEITYMHSEGILAGELKHGPLALVDKLMPVIMIIMRDHTYAKCQNALQQVIARQGRPVVICDKEDIETIKNNKRTIKVPHSVDCLQGILSVIPLQLLAFHLAVLRGYDVDRITASRD from the exons GGATCTTTGCTTACCTGAACTACCATGTTCCCCGGACCAGACGGGAGATCCTGGAGACCCTTATCAAAGGGCTCCAGCGCCTGGAGTACAGAGGCTACGACTCTGCAG GTGTGGGAATTGATGGCGGGAATGACAAAGACTGGGAAGCCAACGCTTGTAAAATCCAGCTCATCAAACAGAAGGGGAAGGTGAAGGCTCTGGACGAGGAGGTTCACA AGCAACAGGACATGGACCTGGACATCGAGTTTGATGTGCACCTTGGGATCGCCCACACCCGCTGGGCCACCCACGGCGAGCCCAGTCCTGTCAACAGCCACCCGCAGCGCTCGGACAAGAACAACG AGTTCATCGTCATCCACAACGGCATCATCACCAACTACAAAGACCTGCGGAAGTTCCTG GAGAGCAAGGGCTACGACTTCGAGTCGGAGACGGACACGGAGACCATTGCCAAACTGGTCAAGTACATGTACGACAACCGCGACAGCGACGACATCAGCTTCACCACCCTTGTGGAGAGGGTCATCCAGCAGCTG GAAGGTGCTTTTGCCCTTGTGTTCAAAAGTGTCCATTATCCTGGTCAAGCGGTCGGTACCAG gcgaGGCAGCCCCCTGCTCATCGGAGTGCGCAGCGAGCACAAACTCTCCACCGACCACATCCCCATCCTGTACCGGACGG CGGTACAATCTATGGATCATTCTTTTGATGGAATATCCATAAAAATGGAGGAAG GTAAAGACAAGAAGGGGAGTTGCAACCTGTCTCGTGTTGACAGCACCACCTGCCTCTTCCCCGTTGAGGAGAAAGCTGTGGAGTACTACTTTGCTTCTGATGCGAG CGCTGTCATTGAGCATACCAACCGAGTGATTTTCCTTGAGGACGATGACGTAGCAGCTGTGGTCGATGGCCGTCTTTCCATCCACCGGATTAAACGCACAGCAGGCGACCACCCCGGACGCGCCGTCCAAACCCTGCAGATGGAACTTCAGCAAATTATGAAGG GTAACTTCAGCTCATTTATGCAGAAGGAGATTTTTGAACAGCCAGAATCTGTCGTTAATACAATGAGAGGAAGGGTCAACTTCGATGACTACACTG TAAATCTTGGTGGATTGAAGGATCACATTAAGGAGATTCAGAGGTGTCGTCGCTTAATCCTTATCGCTTGTGGGACAAGTTATCACGCTGGAGTTGCG ACCCGTCAGGTTCTGGAAGAACTGACTGAATTACCTGTCATGGTTGAACTAGCCAGTGACTTCTTGGACAGAAACACCCCCGTCTTCAGAGATGATGTTTGTTTCTTCATCAGCCAGTCAG gtgaGACGGCAGACACTCTGATGGGCCTTCGGTACTGCAAAGAGAGAGGAGCCTTAACCGTAGGAATAACTAACACAGTCGGCAGCTCCATATCGCGAGAGACAGACTGCGGAGTCCATATCAACGCAGGGCCAGAGATCGGGGTTGCCAGTACCAAG GCCTATACCAGCCAGTTTGTCTCTCTGGTGATGTTTGCTCTGATGATGTGCGATGACAGAATTTCTATGCAGGAACGGCGGAAGGAAATCATGCGCGGCCTAAAGGGACTGCCAG aCTTAATTAAAGAAGTGCTGAGTATGGATGATGAGATCCAGAAGCTGGCCACGGAGCTGTACCACCAGAAGTCTGTTCTCATCATGGGACGTGGCTACCATTATGCCACGTGTCTTGAGGGAGCTTTG AAAATTAAAGAGATTACCTACATGCACTCGGAAGGGATACTGGCAGGTGAGCTGAAGCACGGCCCTCTCGCGCTGGTGGACAAACTCATGCCCGTTATCATGATCATCATGAGAGACCACACGTACGCCAAGTGCCAGAACGCGCTCCAGCAGGTCATTGCGCGGCAA GGGAGACCTGTCGTGATTTGTGATAAGGAAGACATCGAGACAAttaagaacaacaaaagaacaatCAAAGTTCCCCATTCGGTGGACTGTCTACAGGGGATCCTGAGCGTCATCCCCCTCCAGCTTCTGGCTTTCCACCTGGCAGTTCTCAGAGGATACGAT GTGGATCGCATCACCGCCTCCAGAGACTGA
- the GFPT1 gene encoding glutamine--fructose-6-phosphate aminotransferase [isomerizing] 1 isoform X3: MCGIFAYLNYHVPRTRREILETLIKGLQRLEYRGYDSAGVGIDGGNDKDWEANACKIQLIKQKGKVKALDEEVHKQQDMDLDIEFDVHLGIAHTRWATHGEPSPVNSHPQRSDKNNEFIVIHNGIITNYKDLRKFLESKGYDFESETDTETIAKLVKYMYDNRDSDDISFTTLVERVIQQLEGAFALVFKSVHYPGQAVGTRRGSPLLIGVRSEHKLSTDHIPILYRTGKDKKGSCNLSRVDSTTCLFPVEEKAVEYYFASDASAVIEHTNRVIFLEDDDVAAVVDGRLSIHRIKRTAGDHPGRAVQTLQMELQQIMKGNFSSFMQKEIFEQPESVVNTMRGRVNFDDYTVNLGGLKDHIKEIQRCRRLILIACGTSYHAGVATRQVLEELTELPVMVELASDFLDRNTPVFRDDVCFFISQSGETADTLMGLRYCKERGALTVGITNTVGSSISRETDCGVHINAGPEIGVASTKAYTSQFVSLVMFALMMCDDRISMQERRKEIMRGLKGLPDLIKEVLSMDDEIQKLATELYHQKSVLIMGRGYHYATCLEGALKIKEITYMHSEGILAGELKHGPLALVDKLMPVIMIIMRDHTYAKCQNALQQVIARQGRPVVICDKEDIETIKNNKRTIKVPHSVDCLQGILSVIPLQLLAFHLAVLRGYDVDRITASRD, from the exons GGATCTTTGCTTACCTGAACTACCATGTTCCCCGGACCAGACGGGAGATCCTGGAGACCCTTATCAAAGGGCTCCAGCGCCTGGAGTACAGAGGCTACGACTCTGCAG GTGTGGGAATTGATGGCGGGAATGACAAAGACTGGGAAGCCAACGCTTGTAAAATCCAGCTCATCAAACAGAAGGGGAAGGTGAAGGCTCTGGACGAGGAGGTTCACA AGCAACAGGACATGGACCTGGACATCGAGTTTGATGTGCACCTTGGGATCGCCCACACCCGCTGGGCCACCCACGGCGAGCCCAGTCCTGTCAACAGCCACCCGCAGCGCTCGGACAAGAACAACG AGTTCATCGTCATCCACAACGGCATCATCACCAACTACAAAGACCTGCGGAAGTTCCTG GAGAGCAAGGGCTACGACTTCGAGTCGGAGACGGACACGGAGACCATTGCCAAACTGGTCAAGTACATGTACGACAACCGCGACAGCGACGACATCAGCTTCACCACCCTTGTGGAGAGGGTCATCCAGCAGCTG GAAGGTGCTTTTGCCCTTGTGTTCAAAAGTGTCCATTATCCTGGTCAAGCGGTCGGTACCAG gcgaGGCAGCCCCCTGCTCATCGGAGTGCGCAGCGAGCACAAACTCTCCACCGACCACATCCCCATCCTGTACCGGACGG GTAAAGACAAGAAGGGGAGTTGCAACCTGTCTCGTGTTGACAGCACCACCTGCCTCTTCCCCGTTGAGGAGAAAGCTGTGGAGTACTACTTTGCTTCTGATGCGAG CGCTGTCATTGAGCATACCAACCGAGTGATTTTCCTTGAGGACGATGACGTAGCAGCTGTGGTCGATGGCCGTCTTTCCATCCACCGGATTAAACGCACAGCAGGCGACCACCCCGGACGCGCCGTCCAAACCCTGCAGATGGAACTTCAGCAAATTATGAAGG GTAACTTCAGCTCATTTATGCAGAAGGAGATTTTTGAACAGCCAGAATCTGTCGTTAATACAATGAGAGGAAGGGTCAACTTCGATGACTACACTG TAAATCTTGGTGGATTGAAGGATCACATTAAGGAGATTCAGAGGTGTCGTCGCTTAATCCTTATCGCTTGTGGGACAAGTTATCACGCTGGAGTTGCG ACCCGTCAGGTTCTGGAAGAACTGACTGAATTACCTGTCATGGTTGAACTAGCCAGTGACTTCTTGGACAGAAACACCCCCGTCTTCAGAGATGATGTTTGTTTCTTCATCAGCCAGTCAG gtgaGACGGCAGACACTCTGATGGGCCTTCGGTACTGCAAAGAGAGAGGAGCCTTAACCGTAGGAATAACTAACACAGTCGGCAGCTCCATATCGCGAGAGACAGACTGCGGAGTCCATATCAACGCAGGGCCAGAGATCGGGGTTGCCAGTACCAAG GCCTATACCAGCCAGTTTGTCTCTCTGGTGATGTTTGCTCTGATGATGTGCGATGACAGAATTTCTATGCAGGAACGGCGGAAGGAAATCATGCGCGGCCTAAAGGGACTGCCAG aCTTAATTAAAGAAGTGCTGAGTATGGATGATGAGATCCAGAAGCTGGCCACGGAGCTGTACCACCAGAAGTCTGTTCTCATCATGGGACGTGGCTACCATTATGCCACGTGTCTTGAGGGAGCTTTG AAAATTAAAGAGATTACCTACATGCACTCGGAAGGGATACTGGCAGGTGAGCTGAAGCACGGCCCTCTCGCGCTGGTGGACAAACTCATGCCCGTTATCATGATCATCATGAGAGACCACACGTACGCCAAGTGCCAGAACGCGCTCCAGCAGGTCATTGCGCGGCAA GGGAGACCTGTCGTGATTTGTGATAAGGAAGACATCGAGACAAttaagaacaacaaaagaacaatCAAAGTTCCCCATTCGGTGGACTGTCTACAGGGGATCCTGAGCGTCATCCCCCTCCAGCTTCTGGCTTTCCACCTGGCAGTTCTCAGAGGATACGAT GTGGATCGCATCACCGCCTCCAGAGACTGA
- the GFPT1 gene encoding glutamine--fructose-6-phosphate aminotransferase [isomerizing] 1 isoform X4, translated as MCGIFAYLNYHVPRTRREILETLIKGLQRLEYRGYDSAGVGIDGGNDKDWEANACKIQLIKQKGKVKALDEEVHKQQDMDLDIEFDVHLGIAHTRWATHGEPSPVNSHPQRSDKNNEFIVIHNGIITNYKDLRKFLESKGYDFESETDTETIAKLVKYMYDNRDSDDISFTTLVERVIQQLEGAFALVFKSVHYPGQAVGTRRGSPLLIGVRSEHKLSTDHIPILYRTAVQSMDHSFDGISIKMEEGKDKKGSCNLSRVDSTTCLFPVEEKAVEYYFASDASAVIEHTNRVIFLEDDDVAAVVDGRLSIHRIKRTAGDHPGRAVQTLQMELQQIMKGNFSSFMQKEIFEQPESVVNTMRGRVNFDDYTVNLGGLKDHIKEIQRCRRLILIACGTSYHAGVATRQVLEELTELPVMVELASDFLDRNTPVFRDDVCFFISQSGETADTLMGLRYCKERGALTVGITNTVGSSISRETDCGVHINAGPEIGVASTKAYTSQFVSLVMFALMMCDDRISMQERRKEIMRGLKGLPDLIKEVLSMDDEIQKLATELYHQKSVLIMGRGYHYATCLEGALKIKEITYMHSEGILAGELKHGPLALVDKLMPVIMIIMRDHTYAKCQNALQQVIARQGRPVVICDKEDIETIKNNKRTIKVPHSVDCLQGILSVIPLQLLAFHLAVLRGYDVDFPRNLAKSVTVE; from the exons GGATCTTTGCTTACCTGAACTACCATGTTCCCCGGACCAGACGGGAGATCCTGGAGACCCTTATCAAAGGGCTCCAGCGCCTGGAGTACAGAGGCTACGACTCTGCAG GTGTGGGAATTGATGGCGGGAATGACAAAGACTGGGAAGCCAACGCTTGTAAAATCCAGCTCATCAAACAGAAGGGGAAGGTGAAGGCTCTGGACGAGGAGGTTCACA AGCAACAGGACATGGACCTGGACATCGAGTTTGATGTGCACCTTGGGATCGCCCACACCCGCTGGGCCACCCACGGCGAGCCCAGTCCTGTCAACAGCCACCCGCAGCGCTCGGACAAGAACAACG AGTTCATCGTCATCCACAACGGCATCATCACCAACTACAAAGACCTGCGGAAGTTCCTG GAGAGCAAGGGCTACGACTTCGAGTCGGAGACGGACACGGAGACCATTGCCAAACTGGTCAAGTACATGTACGACAACCGCGACAGCGACGACATCAGCTTCACCACCCTTGTGGAGAGGGTCATCCAGCAGCTG GAAGGTGCTTTTGCCCTTGTGTTCAAAAGTGTCCATTATCCTGGTCAAGCGGTCGGTACCAG gcgaGGCAGCCCCCTGCTCATCGGAGTGCGCAGCGAGCACAAACTCTCCACCGACCACATCCCCATCCTGTACCGGACGG CGGTACAATCTATGGATCATTCTTTTGATGGAATATCCATAAAAATGGAGGAAG GTAAAGACAAGAAGGGGAGTTGCAACCTGTCTCGTGTTGACAGCACCACCTGCCTCTTCCCCGTTGAGGAGAAAGCTGTGGAGTACTACTTTGCTTCTGATGCGAG CGCTGTCATTGAGCATACCAACCGAGTGATTTTCCTTGAGGACGATGACGTAGCAGCTGTGGTCGATGGCCGTCTTTCCATCCACCGGATTAAACGCACAGCAGGCGACCACCCCGGACGCGCCGTCCAAACCCTGCAGATGGAACTTCAGCAAATTATGAAGG GTAACTTCAGCTCATTTATGCAGAAGGAGATTTTTGAACAGCCAGAATCTGTCGTTAATACAATGAGAGGAAGGGTCAACTTCGATGACTACACTG TAAATCTTGGTGGATTGAAGGATCACATTAAGGAGATTCAGAGGTGTCGTCGCTTAATCCTTATCGCTTGTGGGACAAGTTATCACGCTGGAGTTGCG ACCCGTCAGGTTCTGGAAGAACTGACTGAATTACCTGTCATGGTTGAACTAGCCAGTGACTTCTTGGACAGAAACACCCCCGTCTTCAGAGATGATGTTTGTTTCTTCATCAGCCAGTCAG gtgaGACGGCAGACACTCTGATGGGCCTTCGGTACTGCAAAGAGAGAGGAGCCTTAACCGTAGGAATAACTAACACAGTCGGCAGCTCCATATCGCGAGAGACAGACTGCGGAGTCCATATCAACGCAGGGCCAGAGATCGGGGTTGCCAGTACCAAG GCCTATACCAGCCAGTTTGTCTCTCTGGTGATGTTTGCTCTGATGATGTGCGATGACAGAATTTCTATGCAGGAACGGCGGAAGGAAATCATGCGCGGCCTAAAGGGACTGCCAG aCTTAATTAAAGAAGTGCTGAGTATGGATGATGAGATCCAGAAGCTGGCCACGGAGCTGTACCACCAGAAGTCTGTTCTCATCATGGGACGTGGCTACCATTATGCCACGTGTCTTGAGGGAGCTTTG AAAATTAAAGAGATTACCTACATGCACTCGGAAGGGATACTGGCAGGTGAGCTGAAGCACGGCCCTCTCGCGCTGGTGGACAAACTCATGCCCGTTATCATGATCATCATGAGAGACCACACGTACGCCAAGTGCCAGAACGCGCTCCAGCAGGTCATTGCGCGGCAA GGGAGACCTGTCGTGATTTGTGATAAGGAAGACATCGAGACAAttaagaacaacaaaagaacaatCAAAGTTCCCCATTCGGTGGACTGTCTACAGGGGATCCTGAGCGTCATCCCCCTCCAGCTTCTGGCTTTCCACCTGGCAGTTCTCAGAGGATACGAT GTTGATTTTCCAAGAAATCTGGCCAAGTCCGTAACTGTAGAGTGA
- the GFPT1 gene encoding glutamine--fructose-6-phosphate aminotransferase [isomerizing] 1 isoform X2, translated as MCGIFAYLNYHVPRTRREILETLIKGLQRLEYRGYDSAGVGIDGGNDKDWEANACKIQLIKQKGKVKALDEEVHKQQDMDLDIEFDVHLGIAHTRWATHGEPSPVNSHPQRSDKNNEFIVIHNGIITNYKDLRKFLESKGYDFESETDTETIAKLVKYMYDNRDSDDISFTTLVERVIQQLEGAFALVFKSVHYPGQAVGTRRGSPLLIGVRSEHKLSTDHIPILYRTGKDKKGSCNLSRVDSTTCLFPVEEKAVEYYFASDASAVIEHTNRVIFLEDDDVAAVVDGRLSIHRIKRTAGDHPGRAVQTLQMELQQIMKGNFSSFMQKEIFEQPESVVNTMRGRVNFDDYTVNLGGLKDHIKEIQRCRRLILIACGTSYHAGVATRQVLEELTELPVMVELASDFLDRNTPVFRDDVCFFISQSGETADTLMGLRYCKERGALTVGITNTVGSSISRETDCGVHINAGPEIGVASTKAYTSQFVSLVMFALMMCDDRISMQERRKEIMRGLKGLPDLIKEVLSMDDEIQKLATELYHQKSVLIMGRGYHYATCLEGALKIKEITYMHSEGILAGELKHGPLALVDKLMPVIMIIMRDHTYAKCQNALQQVIARQGRPVVICDKEDIETIKNNKRTIKVPHSVDCLQGILSVIPLQLLAFHLAVLRGYDVDFPRNLAKSVTVE; from the exons GGATCTTTGCTTACCTGAACTACCATGTTCCCCGGACCAGACGGGAGATCCTGGAGACCCTTATCAAAGGGCTCCAGCGCCTGGAGTACAGAGGCTACGACTCTGCAG GTGTGGGAATTGATGGCGGGAATGACAAAGACTGGGAAGCCAACGCTTGTAAAATCCAGCTCATCAAACAGAAGGGGAAGGTGAAGGCTCTGGACGAGGAGGTTCACA AGCAACAGGACATGGACCTGGACATCGAGTTTGATGTGCACCTTGGGATCGCCCACACCCGCTGGGCCACCCACGGCGAGCCCAGTCCTGTCAACAGCCACCCGCAGCGCTCGGACAAGAACAACG AGTTCATCGTCATCCACAACGGCATCATCACCAACTACAAAGACCTGCGGAAGTTCCTG GAGAGCAAGGGCTACGACTTCGAGTCGGAGACGGACACGGAGACCATTGCCAAACTGGTCAAGTACATGTACGACAACCGCGACAGCGACGACATCAGCTTCACCACCCTTGTGGAGAGGGTCATCCAGCAGCTG GAAGGTGCTTTTGCCCTTGTGTTCAAAAGTGTCCATTATCCTGGTCAAGCGGTCGGTACCAG gcgaGGCAGCCCCCTGCTCATCGGAGTGCGCAGCGAGCACAAACTCTCCACCGACCACATCCCCATCCTGTACCGGACGG GTAAAGACAAGAAGGGGAGTTGCAACCTGTCTCGTGTTGACAGCACCACCTGCCTCTTCCCCGTTGAGGAGAAAGCTGTGGAGTACTACTTTGCTTCTGATGCGAG CGCTGTCATTGAGCATACCAACCGAGTGATTTTCCTTGAGGACGATGACGTAGCAGCTGTGGTCGATGGCCGTCTTTCCATCCACCGGATTAAACGCACAGCAGGCGACCACCCCGGACGCGCCGTCCAAACCCTGCAGATGGAACTTCAGCAAATTATGAAGG GTAACTTCAGCTCATTTATGCAGAAGGAGATTTTTGAACAGCCAGAATCTGTCGTTAATACAATGAGAGGAAGGGTCAACTTCGATGACTACACTG TAAATCTTGGTGGATTGAAGGATCACATTAAGGAGATTCAGAGGTGTCGTCGCTTAATCCTTATCGCTTGTGGGACAAGTTATCACGCTGGAGTTGCG ACCCGTCAGGTTCTGGAAGAACTGACTGAATTACCTGTCATGGTTGAACTAGCCAGTGACTTCTTGGACAGAAACACCCCCGTCTTCAGAGATGATGTTTGTTTCTTCATCAGCCAGTCAG gtgaGACGGCAGACACTCTGATGGGCCTTCGGTACTGCAAAGAGAGAGGAGCCTTAACCGTAGGAATAACTAACACAGTCGGCAGCTCCATATCGCGAGAGACAGACTGCGGAGTCCATATCAACGCAGGGCCAGAGATCGGGGTTGCCAGTACCAAG GCCTATACCAGCCAGTTTGTCTCTCTGGTGATGTTTGCTCTGATGATGTGCGATGACAGAATTTCTATGCAGGAACGGCGGAAGGAAATCATGCGCGGCCTAAAGGGACTGCCAG aCTTAATTAAAGAAGTGCTGAGTATGGATGATGAGATCCAGAAGCTGGCCACGGAGCTGTACCACCAGAAGTCTGTTCTCATCATGGGACGTGGCTACCATTATGCCACGTGTCTTGAGGGAGCTTTG AAAATTAAAGAGATTACCTACATGCACTCGGAAGGGATACTGGCAGGTGAGCTGAAGCACGGCCCTCTCGCGCTGGTGGACAAACTCATGCCCGTTATCATGATCATCATGAGAGACCACACGTACGCCAAGTGCCAGAACGCGCTCCAGCAGGTCATTGCGCGGCAA GGGAGACCTGTCGTGATTTGTGATAAGGAAGACATCGAGACAAttaagaacaacaaaagaacaatCAAAGTTCCCCATTCGGTGGACTGTCTACAGGGGATCCTGAGCGTCATCCCCCTCCAGCTTCTGGCTTTCCACCTGGCAGTTCTCAGAGGATACGAT GTTGATTTTCCAAGAAATCTGGCCAAGTCCGTAACTGTAGAGTGA